In Thermobaculum terrenum ATCC BAA-798, one genomic interval encodes:
- a CDS encoding SDR family oxidoreductase, translated as MQVSLRDKVAIVTGASSGIGRAIALEFGRSGARVVVNYHGHREDGEEVVRQIADAGAEAIAVQGDVSQQADVRGLVEAAVDRFGKLDIMVNNAGIEQRMPFLETPLEVWEKVIAVNLTGTWLGCQEAARQMVRQGGGGRIINISSVHEDLPMPTNSPYCAAKGGVRMLARTLAVELAPHKITVNNIAPGAIETPMNSNLKEHPELLQQLLHEIPLGRIGRPEEVAQLALYLASEAASYITGSTYFIDGGMIRHSGSL; from the coding sequence ATGCAGGTGAGTTTGCGGGACAAGGTGGCGATCGTGACGGGGGCTTCCTCCGGCATCGGCAGGGCCATAGCCCTGGAGTTCGGCAGGTCGGGCGCCCGAGTGGTGGTGAACTACCACGGCCATCGCGAGGACGGCGAGGAGGTGGTGAGGCAGATAGCCGACGCCGGCGCCGAGGCGATAGCCGTGCAGGGGGATGTGTCGCAGCAGGCGGACGTGCGCGGGCTGGTCGAGGCCGCGGTCGACCGCTTCGGCAAGCTGGATATCATGGTCAACAACGCCGGGATAGAGCAGAGGATGCCCTTCCTGGAGACCCCTCTGGAGGTCTGGGAGAAGGTCATAGCGGTGAACCTGACGGGCACCTGGCTGGGGTGCCAGGAGGCCGCCCGCCAGATGGTGCGGCAGGGGGGTGGGGGGCGAATCATCAACATCTCGTCGGTGCACGAGGACCTGCCCATGCCCACCAACTCGCCGTACTGTGCCGCCAAGGGCGGGGTCCGCATGCTGGCGCGCACCCTCGCCGTGGAGCTCGCGCCCCACAAGATAACCGTGAACAACATCGCCCCCGGAGCGATCGAAACACCCATGAACTCCAACCTCAAAGAACACCCAGAGCTGTTGCAGCAGCTCCTGCATGAGATCCCACTTGGAAGGATCGGTAGACCAGAAGAAGTGGCCCAGCTGGCCCTGTACCTGGCATCCGAGGCTGCCTCTTACATCACTGGCAGCACCTACTTCATAGACGGCGGGATGATCCGCCACTCCGGCAGCCTGTAG